One window of Magallana gigas chromosome 2, xbMagGiga1.1, whole genome shotgun sequence genomic DNA carries:
- the LOC105330624 gene encoding uncharacterized protein isoform X1: MYLWRLLLILLGISPVLCVYKDVVFMVDKSTSLNSTEYDKSLQFVHDVIQLLDIGLSHTLASLVTVSTPPTEIFDLKDHTDKSDYLQAINDLMGKGTSGDGNIKRGLNFVWENSFKTSPFNRTDPEPERVVILLSSTVTTDNAAGTVAVADKIRTDYNASIFTLGVGPGVYAQNTELRGVANDPDANFTHFVDTFDDLWCVVPIIVAKIDPSTSLSPYTNCTLKPLPPFPSATTEPLSTTTSQTSTAPTEITTITPETTSTTEQATTTPTTIAGTTTAPATIGRTTAASATTTAAVQTTIATTTTAPATIAATASTSTSMTTTAEATTGVTASTTSQASTATPSTLSLSTSSLSRTSSSTASSSATTQHASTTPTILGPAESAAATSETSAGSGTATIAGAVVAILAAAVAGAILLIFFIRKRRSSPSREEGSILAIVRQYKSAPIGPSKATFSYHRF; this comes from the exons ATGTATCTGTGGAGGCTTTTATTGATTCTTTTGGGAATATCACCTGTTCTATGTGTATACAAAG ATGTTGTCTTCATGGTCGACAAATCCACATCCCTAAACAGCACAGAATATGACAAGTCTCTCCAGTTTGTTCATGACGTCATACAATTGTTAGATATAGGACTATCGCACACCCTAGCCTCTCTGGTGACGGTTTCTACCCCACCCACCGAAATATTCGACTTGAAGGATCACACTGACAAGTCGGATTATTTACAAGCCATCAATGACCTTATGGGAAAGGGAACGTCAGGCGACGGCAACATTAAACGTGGTCTTAACTTTGTGTGGGAAAACTCCTTTAAAACCAGTCCATTCAATCGGACCGATCCGGAACCGGAAAGAGTGGTCATATTGCTGTCAAGCACTGTCACGACAGACAATGCTGCGGGCACTGTTGCAGTCGCGGACAAGATTCGAACCGACTACAATGCCAGCATTTTCACCCTTGGTGTCGGACCTGGCGTCTATGCACAAAACACAGAACTGAGAGGTGTTGCTAATGACCCGGATGCCAATTTCACGCACTTTGTGGATACATTTGATGATCTTTGGTGTGTTGTTCCAATCATCGTAGCTAAAATAg aCCCCTCTACATCACTAAGTCCGTACACAAACTGTACACTGAAACCACTGCCACCGTTCCCATCAGCCACGACAGAACCACTGTCTACGACAACATCTCAAACGTCAACAGCACCCACTGAAATAACAACAATAACACCAGAAACAACATCAACTACAGAACAAGCAACCACAACACCAACAACCATAGCAGGAACAACTACAGCACCAGCAACAATTGGAAGAACAACCGCAGCATCAGCAACAACCACGGCAGCAGTACAAACCACAATAGCGACTACAACTACAGCGCCAGCAACAATAGCAGCTACAGCTTCAACTTCAACCTCTATGACAACAACAGCAGAAGCTACAACAGGAGTTACAGCTTCTACAACGTCCCAGGCCAGCACAGCAACCCCATCAACACTGTCGTTGTCTACGTCATCACTCAGCAGAACATCGTCATCCACAGCATCTTCATCAGCGACCACGCAACACGCTTCAACAACGCCTACTATTCTGGGACCTGCGGAGTCGGCCGCCGCCACTTCGGAGACTTCCGCTGGTTCTG GTACCGCAACCATCGCCGGTGCAGTGGTTGCCATTTTAGCCGCTGCTGTTGCAGGCGCGATTCttctgatattttttatcagaaaaag ACGTTCCTCTCCCAGTAGAGAAGAAGGGTCCATCTTGGCCATTGTTCGACAGTATAAATCTGCGCCGATTGGTCCCTCAAAGGCAACTTTCTCGTATCACAGATTCTAG
- the LOC105330641 gene encoding prolyl 4-hydroxylase subunit alpha-1 encodes MARVAVIFFLSCLSFGTSQDTTSVMNFEKFFRMEEELLTLSDLIVKQELRSHDEDVHQFANITSVLEDVKAIHKDIGRNVAGYISHPINQFHLTRRLYHQWREVLQRILNSDTCVKALKVKLQNIEDNVPDKNVFSTIASTISALQLYKGLTVEQIMRGDITEVEPLQKLTLADAFAIAQTAYEKDDMFYAIEWLKNIIEEVKTHRISDIDDKVSSSAIFHMLSNAYFRAGLVKEAQTVLADLLRLDPKNVAAKRNLEYLENSKASGKLSDLKPKSPSKKSRRLYEELCGSPEKKIISKSSKLKCLYFPLRNGIPYMKSDIKAEVVNGRPLIIEMYDMFDNGTAMAISYMGYKKLMESSTVRRYSEVRHNAAVYDTTNWKWIPNLQAKLSEPKLSHFTRLFFSLRTFNIGTEGQLRNPEIGGQSAVVGNFYAFFTDPTVGGELVFPMSRIKIPVTKGNVVFAEIKAQVGICPVYYGSQWYGSQTLYEKIPPNQCPQKQRIPRFY; translated from the exons ATGGCTCGCGTGGCCGTGATTTTCTTTTTGTCGTGTTTGTCGTTTGGAACTTCCCAAGACACGACTTCCGTGATGAACTTTGAGAAGTTCTTCCGAATGGAAGAAGAACTTCTGACTCTATCGGATTTGATCGTGAAGCAGGAGTTACGAAGTCACGACGAAGACGTTCATCAGTTTGCTAATATAACTAG TGTTCTAGAAGACGTCAAAGCAATACACAAGGACATTGGTCGAAATGTAGCAGGCTACATCAGCCACCCCATCAACCAGTTCCACTTAACCAGGAGACTTTACCATCAGTGGCGGGAGGTCTTACAACGTATTCTAAATAGTGATACCTGTGTCAAag CTTTAAAAGTCAAATTGCAAAACATTGAAGACAATGTACCAGATAAAAACGTGTTCAGCACGATAGCTAGCACGATATCTGCACTGCAGCTGTATAAAGGGCTCACTGTGGAACAAATAATGCGGGGCGATATAACAGAAGTGGAGCCCTTACAGAAACTCACCCTGGCGGACGCCTTCGCCATTGCACAAACAGCTTATGAGAAAGACGATATGTTTTACGCGATTGAATGGTTGAAAAATATCATAGAGGAAGTAAAAACACATCGTATATCGGACATAGATGACAAGGTTTCATCCTCGGCGATTTTCCACATGTTGTCTAATGCTTATTTTCGG GCTGGTCTTGTCAAAGAAGCCCAAACAGTGTTAGCAGACTTACTAAGACTTG ATCCCAAGAATGTAGCCGCTAAAAGAAACCTGGAATATTTGGAGAACAGCAAAGCATCGGGCAAACTCTCTGACCTTAAACCTAAATCACCATCAAAGAAAAGCAGACGATTGTACGAGGAACTTTGTGGGTCGCCAGAGAAAAAA ATTATTTCAAAGTCGTCCAAACTGAAGTGCCTATACTTCCCATTAAGGAATGGCATTCCTTATATGAAGTCCGACATCAAAGCGGAAGTGGTAAATGGGCGCCCTCTAATAATTGAGATGTATGATATGTTCGACAATGGAACTGCCATGGCTATCTCCTACATGGGATACAAAAAA TTGATGGAATCCTCCACAGTCAGAAGATACTCTGAAGTTAGACATAA CGCTGCTGTTTACGACACGACTAACTGGAAATGGATTCCTAACCTACAGGCCAAACTTTCAGAACCGAAACTCAGCCACTTTACTCGTCTGTTCTTTTCTCTAAGA ACTTTCAATATTGGAACAGAAGGGCAACTAAGAAACCCAGAAATTGGG GGCCAGAGTGCTGTCGTCGGGAATTTTTACGCATTT TTTACGGACCCTACGGTAGGTGGTGAGCTGGTGTTCCCGATGTCCAGGATCAAGATACCAGTAACTAAG GGTAACGTTGTGTTTGCCGAAATCAAGGCTCAGGTTGGGATCTGTCCCGTGTATTACGGATCTCAGTggt ATGGAAGTCAAACATTGTATGAGAAAATCCCTCCAAACCAGTGTCCACAAAAACAGAGAATTCCGAGGTTTTACTAA
- the LOC105330624 gene encoding uncharacterized protein isoform X2, producing the protein MCFGFVVFSLYPILVFSAYTDVVFMVDKSTSLNSTEYDKSLQFVHDVIQLLDIGLSHTLASLVTVSTPPTEIFDLKDHTDKSDYLQAINDLMGKGTSGDGNIKRGLNFVWENSFKTSPFNRTDPEPERVVILLSSTVTTDNAAGTVAVADKIRTDYNASIFTLGVGPGVYAQNTELRGVANDPDANFTHFVDTFDDLWCVVPIIVAKIDPSTSLSPYTNCTLKPLPPFPSATTEPLSTTTSQTSTAPTEITTITPETTSTTEQATTTPTTIAGTTTAPATIGRTTAASATTTAAVQTTIATTTTAPATIAATASTSTSMTTTAEATTGVTASTTSQASTATPSTLSLSTSSLSRTSSSTASSSATTQHASTTPTILGPAESAAATSETSAGSGTATIAGAVVAILAAAVAGAILLIFFIRKRRSSPSREEGSILAIVRQYKSAPIGPSKATFSYHRF; encoded by the exons ATGTGTTTTGGATTTGTTGTCTTTTCTCTCTATCCCATTCTAGTTTTTTCTGCATATACAG ATGTTGTCTTCATGGTCGACAAATCCACATCCCTAAACAGCACAGAATATGACAAGTCTCTCCAGTTTGTTCATGACGTCATACAATTGTTAGATATAGGACTATCGCACACCCTAGCCTCTCTGGTGACGGTTTCTACCCCACCCACCGAAATATTCGACTTGAAGGATCACACTGACAAGTCGGATTATTTACAAGCCATCAATGACCTTATGGGAAAGGGAACGTCAGGCGACGGCAACATTAAACGTGGTCTTAACTTTGTGTGGGAAAACTCCTTTAAAACCAGTCCATTCAATCGGACCGATCCGGAACCGGAAAGAGTGGTCATATTGCTGTCAAGCACTGTCACGACAGACAATGCTGCGGGCACTGTTGCAGTCGCGGACAAGATTCGAACCGACTACAATGCCAGCATTTTCACCCTTGGTGTCGGACCTGGCGTCTATGCACAAAACACAGAACTGAGAGGTGTTGCTAATGACCCGGATGCCAATTTCACGCACTTTGTGGATACATTTGATGATCTTTGGTGTGTTGTTCCAATCATCGTAGCTAAAATAg aCCCCTCTACATCACTAAGTCCGTACACAAACTGTACACTGAAACCACTGCCACCGTTCCCATCAGCCACGACAGAACCACTGTCTACGACAACATCTCAAACGTCAACAGCACCCACTGAAATAACAACAATAACACCAGAAACAACATCAACTACAGAACAAGCAACCACAACACCAACAACCATAGCAGGAACAACTACAGCACCAGCAACAATTGGAAGAACAACCGCAGCATCAGCAACAACCACGGCAGCAGTACAAACCACAATAGCGACTACAACTACAGCGCCAGCAACAATAGCAGCTACAGCTTCAACTTCAACCTCTATGACAACAACAGCAGAAGCTACAACAGGAGTTACAGCTTCTACAACGTCCCAGGCCAGCACAGCAACCCCATCAACACTGTCGTTGTCTACGTCATCACTCAGCAGAACATCGTCATCCACAGCATCTTCATCAGCGACCACGCAACACGCTTCAACAACGCCTACTATTCTGGGACCTGCGGAGTCGGCCGCCGCCACTTCGGAGACTTCCGCTGGTTCTG GTACCGCAACCATCGCCGGTGCAGTGGTTGCCATTTTAGCCGCTGCTGTTGCAGGCGCGATTCttctgatattttttatcagaaaaag ACGTTCCTCTCCCAGTAGAGAAGAAGGGTCCATCTTGGCCATTGTTCGACAGTATAAATCTGCGCCGATTGGTCCCTCAAAGGCAACTTTCTCGTATCACAGATTCTAG
- the LOC105330642 gene encoding cartilage matrix protein has protein sequence MKFEGTVFVGCLVLVCVSAVYKDVVYVMDRSGSVKEADFDESVDFVYNVTDYLAIGTSEMQVSIVIFSSSHTEEFDLNDFTTKADLLNAIKNLRGTRTTGKTYTYDAIDYVKDNSFTSGKGGRSGANRTVVILTDGLSNNFTRTVTAADELRAGLGAEVFAIGIGSTVSKSNDELKGIASDPDSYYVHYIDTFVYLCNLIPALVPKLDSTVTPALLADCPTPPSTTQESTTAAATTTGSTSSNTDLATATTTATTSETTSKRTETSTSSITTNSATTVIQTTRVDTTLAATGTTQIIQKTGT, from the exons ATGAAGTTTGAGGGGACAGTTTTCGTGGGTTGTCTTGTTCTAGTCTGTGTCTCAGCAGTATATAAAG atgtAGTGTATGTTATGGACCGCTCCGGAAGTGTTAAGGAGGCTGACTTTGACGAGTCTGTGGACTTTGTGTACAACGTCACAGACTACCTGGCGATCGGGACGTCAGAGATGCAGGTCAGCATCGTCATCTTCTCCAGCTCCCACACCGAGGAATTCGATCTCAATGACTTCACGACCAAAGCCGACCTGCTGAACGCCATTAAAAATCTACGGGGCACAAGAACCACTGGCAAAACATACACATATGACGCAATTGACTACGTCAAAGACAACTCTTTTACGTCTGGAAAAGGTGGAAGAAGCGGAGCGAATCGGACAGTGGTCATTCTCACGGACGGACTTTCAAATAACTTTACACGAACAGTTACTGCAGCAGACGAACTTCGCGCTGGATTGGGAGCGGAAGTATTCGCGATTGGAATCGGGTCAACGGTCTCCAAATCAAATGACGAACTGAAAGGAATCGCCAGTGATCCCGACTCTTACTATGTTCACTATATCGATACATTTGTGTATCTCTGCAATTTGATTCCAGCATTGGTTCCAAAGCTTG ACAGCACAGTGACCCCTGCGTTACTAGCCGACTGTCCCACCCCACCTTCTACCACGCAAGAAAGTACAACAGCAGCAGCAACAACAACAGGAAGTACAAGTAGCAACACAGACCTGGCAACAGCAACAACGACAGCGACAACTTCAGAGACAACATCAAAGAGAACAGAAACCAGTACATCCAGCATCACAACAAACAGCGCGACAACTGTTATACAGACAACTAGAGTCGACACAACACTTGCAGCAACAGGAACAACTCAAATTATACAAAAGACAGGTACTTAA